From the genome of Rathayibacter sp. VKM Ac-2759, one region includes:
- a CDS encoding cellulase-like family protein, producing MLIDEYDSRTPPVPLAPQIPDQLTITLWDFSWYVRTGPGEPFEDLDAAFAGATERGYNTIRICAMPFLLFGTDIDTSALKLGPLGGGYAQRVRWYDVKAPTVIDARQHLLKLFEAAKRHDVFVIVSSWEYQQSSSFAEDRAWFDALMSIAPEERAERLAEAHAGLVAFLKQHDLDDRIAFVELHNEVQAGHLTAGLEYSNLDEATLALRPRLTRGIDRFHELAPGVPCSVNYAHVPVGGMRGIPWNSDVLVVHPYIYGVLDDFIRDFALRRPIEEFAQEKAAETFLLDGAPPIAEWTLPPESQWKLTATIVGKGEIYAHDWGDAQQIDRFLYEHYGRHQLEMEATLTTWIAVAADHAAMRGIPLVFGEGWVGYTPLEGRFEEGPIGAEYCRLAMRESRRVGARGSIVCSNAAPQHPMWEDVALQLECNALFTGAR from the coding sequence ATGCTCATCGACGAGTACGACTCCCGCACCCCGCCCGTACCGCTCGCGCCGCAGATCCCGGACCAGCTGACGATCACCCTCTGGGACTTCTCCTGGTACGTGCGCACCGGCCCGGGCGAGCCGTTTGAAGACCTGGACGCCGCCTTCGCGGGCGCCACAGAGCGCGGGTACAACACGATCCGCATCTGCGCGATGCCGTTCCTGCTGTTCGGCACGGACATCGACACGAGCGCGCTCAAGCTCGGCCCGCTCGGCGGCGGGTACGCGCAGCGGGTGCGCTGGTACGACGTCAAGGCGCCGACCGTCATCGACGCGCGACAGCACCTCCTGAAGCTGTTCGAGGCGGCGAAGCGGCACGACGTGTTCGTGATCGTTTCGTCCTGGGAGTACCAGCAGTCCTCCTCCTTCGCGGAGGATCGCGCGTGGTTCGACGCGCTGATGTCCATCGCCCCGGAGGAGCGTGCTGAGCGGCTGGCGGAGGCGCACGCGGGACTCGTCGCGTTCCTCAAGCAGCACGACCTCGACGACCGCATCGCCTTCGTCGAGCTGCACAACGAGGTCCAGGCCGGCCACCTCACCGCGGGGCTCGAGTACAGCAACCTCGATGAAGCCACCCTCGCCCTCCGCCCCCGCCTCACCCGCGGCATCGACCGCTTCCACGAGCTCGCGCCCGGCGTCCCCTGCTCGGTCAACTACGCGCACGTGCCCGTCGGCGGCATGCGCGGGATCCCGTGGAACTCCGACGTGCTCGTCGTGCACCCCTACATCTACGGGGTGCTCGACGACTTCATCCGCGACTTCGCGCTGCGGCGGCCGATCGAGGAGTTCGCGCAGGAGAAAGCCGCAGAGACCTTCCTGCTCGACGGGGCGCCTCCGATCGCGGAGTGGACGCTGCCGCCGGAGTCGCAGTGGAAGCTGACCGCGACCATCGTCGGCAAGGGCGAGATCTACGCGCACGACTGGGGAGACGCGCAGCAGATCGACCGGTTCCTCTACGAGCACTACGGCCGCCACCAGCTCGAGATGGAGGCGACGCTCACGACGTGGATCGCGGTCGCGGCCGATCACGCGGCGATGCGCGGTATCCCCCTCGTCTTCGGGGAGGGCTGGGTCGGCTACACGCCGCTCGAGGGCCGCTTCGAGGAAGGACCGATCGGCGCCGAGTACTGCCGGCTCGCGATGCGCGAGTCGCGGCGGGTCGGCGCCCGGGGCTCGATCGTCTGCTCGAATGCGGCGCCGCAGCACCCGATGTGGGAGGACGTCGCCCTGCAGCTCGAGTGCAACGCCCTCTTCACCGGAGCGCGCTGA